The DNA sequence AGCCCGCTGTGGCCTACCTCGGCGTGACAGCTAGCGCAGGTTAGTTGCTTATCCGTATTTAGCAAGCTTTGATAGTGAGCGTGCATCTTTTGAGCTTGAGCTGAGGTTAGCTTATTATCCACCAAATTCGTATGGCAGCTAACGCAACCGTTGTCAAATACGAAGTGCTCTCTTTTCTCTCTGTTTTTATGCCAGTCTATAGCCTCCGGATCTTTAAAGAAATGAACGTATCCCTCCATTAGTCCGTTTTTAGCTTTAGTTAAAACGTATTTAGCTAGGTTGTCGTGAGGTATGTGGCAGTCTACGCATTTAGCCCTTACTCCGCTTTTGCCTTTGCCGCTGTGAACGTCGCTACTATAAGCTATAACCATAGGATCCATCTCGTGGCATACTACGCAAAACTTCTCTCCGCTAGTTTCTTCTAGGGCGTAATGCACGGGAAGTACGACTAAAAACCCTATAATGCCGCTTACTAATATAATAAGCGCTAGTACTTTCTTTGAAATTTTCATGGCGTTACCCCCATCCATTGCGGAACTTCGTGTTCGTGGCACTCTGTGCACATATTGGTTGATTTTTTATGCTCGTTGTGGCACTCGTCGCAGTATAGCGTAGGGCCGTCGTGAACCGAGTTGTGGGGATTTGCTTTTAGCAGATCCATGTATTCTAGTCTTTTAGCTATCTTTTTCTTGTCGCCGTGACAGGACAAACAGCCTTTGTCTCCGATAGATTTAAATTTACTAGCGTCGTTTCCTTGTCCTTCGTGACAATCAAGACAGGTGAAGCTTAGCTTTTCGTGATGAGGCTTTAGCGGGTGTTTGGCTCGCAGTTCATCGGTGACGTTAAGATCGACTAAAGACGTTATTTTTGCGCCTGGGGCTTCTGCGCTAAATGCAAAAGAGCATAGCAGCATAGACGCGCACAAGGCGAGAAACGCTTTATGTTTCATGCGAATTCCTTTCTATGTGGGCTTAAAGAGGCAAGCCCTCTTTGCTTTTAAATTTGAGGGGCAAATTTGGTTTTTAAATTTAACTCTTTAAGTAAAAAACAACCTCAAACGGTTGTTTTTTACTTTGTTGTAAAGAGGGTAGGGGCTTGAATTACATTTCAGCTTTACTTTGCAGCTTACTTTATTCTTTCTTTGGGAGAGGAAGGGGTTTCTACTTACGAAGCGTCGCCCCTTCCTCTCCCAAGCCCTCTCTAACCCCACTGCACGTGAGTTGTTGCTGCACTGCGTGCAGGTTAAATTTGGCGCTACCGCGCCGCACATCAAATTTGCCGTCAAATTTAATGAAATATCGCAAGCCGAATTTAGCCTGCGATACGAAATTAAAACGAATTATCGCGGGCTTTAGGCGAGGCGGATCTAAATTTTAGAGCACAGATAGAACATTTAGTTCATCTAGCGATAAAATTTAGATCCAACGAAGCATAAACTCGCGAGAACTTCGTTTTACCAAATTTAGACTAGATTTTCTCCGGCTATCATTCCAAAAACTATGCAGTCGGTGATCGCAACCGTACCTAACCTGCTCGCGCCGTGCGTACCGCCCGTGATCTCGCCCGCCGCGTATAGACCCGGGATCGGCTTATTCGTCTTGCTTGAGATAACCTCGGCTTTGGTATTGATTTTTAGTCCGCCCATGGTGTGGTGAGGCTTCGGCGATAGGCGGATGACGTAGAACGGTCCCGCTTCGTTGATCTCGCTTAGCGCGCTTTCTTGTTTGCCGAATTCGTCTTTTTTAGCCTTTACGCCTTCGTTATATTTCTTGACGGTTTCTTTTAGCGCGTCCGCAGGCACGCCGTATTTGCTAGCGATCTCATCTAGGCTCGCGCATTCGCCTACTAGCTTGCCGCTAGCCATGCCCTTTTGCACGACCTCTTCGCTTAGGTCTTTAAACGCCGTTTTGGTGTCTGCAAAGGTTATCGGATAGGCTTTTGGATCCTCGCGTAAAATTTTAAATTCCGCGTCCGCGCGAGTCTTGCGGTCTGCAAGCTCGTTCATAAAGCGCTTGCCCGTGCGAACGTCCACGGCGATACCGTATTTAAACGTGCCTTGCTGCGTCAAAATCGGAGCGGTGCCAAAGCCCTTTTCGTCCGGGCTCGCCCACGGACCAAACTGGATCCAGTCTACTTGCACCGGATACGCGCCGATCTCAAATGCTTTTAGCAGCGCGCCCGCGGTCGCTCCCGGGTGGTTCGTGCTATCGACGTCGTCGGGGATGCGCGGGTCTTGCAGCTTGCGGAAAATTTTATCGCGGCAAAATCCGCCGGCCGCCAAAACGACGCCTTTGTTTGCTTTTAGCGTCTTTTTCGTGCCGCTTGTATTTTCAAGATCGTCGCTGTAAAGCTTGTCGTCGAACCTATACTCTTCTCTGATCGTTACGCCCACGACTCGGCCGCTGTCGTCTAGTACGAAATCATCAAATTTCGCGCGGCGTCGAAGCTCGCAGCCTTTGTCTTTTAGCGCTTCGAATTTTTCAAGCATCGGCTGGATGTAGCCCGAGCCGCTATCATTCGTCGTTAGCATCGAGCGCGCGACGCTGTGTCCGCCAAAGTGCGCGCAGTGATCCATCTTAAATTG is a window from the uncultured Campylobacter sp. genome containing:
- a CDS encoding cytochrome c3 family protein, which encodes MKHKAFLALCASMLLCSFAFSAEAPGAKITSLVDLNVTDELRAKHPLKPHHEKLSFTCLDCHEGQGNDASKFKSIGDKGCLSCHGDKKKIAKRLEYMDLLKANPHNSVHDGPTLYCDECHNEHKKSTNMCTECHEHEVPQWMGVTP
- a CDS encoding flavocytochrome c; its protein translation is MQEQMSRRDLLKLGMAGAGALALGAVNAQASALNAKDVKFDEEWDVIIIGSGFAGLAAGLKAAQKGSKVLILEKMGRIGGNSVINGGGMAVANNPVQAKTNIKDSKELFIADCLKAGLGINHTELLETLAGRGLDAFKFLVDNGVQFKMDHCAHFGGHSVARSMLTTNDSGSGYIQPMLEKFEALKDKGCELRRRAKFDDFVLDDSGRVVGVTIREEYRFDDKLYSDDLENTSGTKKTLKANKGVVLAAGGFCRDKIFRKLQDPRIPDDVDSTNHPGATAGALLKAFEIGAYPVQVDWIQFGPWASPDEKGFGTAPILTQQGTFKYGIAVDVRTGKRFMNELADRKTRADAEFKILREDPKAYPITFADTKTAFKDLSEEVVQKGMASGKLVGECASLDEIASKYGVPADALKETVKKYNEGVKAKKDEFGKQESALSEINEAGPFYVIRLSPKPHHTMGGLKINTKAEVISSKTNKPIPGLYAAGEITGGTHGASRLGTVAITDCIVFGMIAGENLV
- a CDS encoding NapC/NirT family cytochrome c, which codes for MKISKKVLALIILVSGIIGFLVVLPVHYALEETSGEKFCVVCHEMDPMVIAYSSDVHSGKGKSGVRAKCVDCHIPHDNLAKYVLTKAKNGLMEGYVHFFKDPEAIDWHKNREKREHFVFDNGCVSCHTNLVDNKLTSAQAQKMHAHYQSLLNTDKQLTCASCHAEVGHSGLNNMLNYWKPEYKIYEKKAAVKKEEIKKAYFGEDYVAPKVENKEGNATEK